AAACTCTGGGAAGAGGCAAGAAAGGAAAACAACTTCCTTATATTACAGGAAAGCCTAAGCAAAATAGTTAAAATGTTGATAGATATAACAGAATGTATAGGTTATAAAGAAAATAGATATGATGCTTTATTGGATGAGCATGAACCTGGCTTTGAAACAAACAAGTTAAAGCAGATATTCTCTAACGCAAAAAAAGAGCTTCTAAGCTTACTAGAAAAAATCGAACCTAAACATACCAATATCAAACGAGTAAACGAAATATGTGAAGGACCGTTTCCCTTAGACAAACAAAAAGAGCTATGCCTCAATATAATAACAAACATCGGATTTGACCTATCCTCCGGCAGGCTTGACACTTCGGCCCATCCCTTTACAGAAATTGTTGGACTAAAGGATGTGAGAATAACTACAAGATATGATGAAAGGGATTTTTCTCAAGCCCTGTTTGCAACGCTGCACGAGTGCGGACATGCCCTTTACGACCTAAACATTCCGGAAAGGTTTTTCGGACTACCCATAGGAGATGGAGCTTCTTCAGGATTCCATGAAAGCCAGGCGAGGTTTTGGGAAAACTTCATAGGAAGAAGCTTTTACTTCATGGTTTTCATAAAGCCAGTTTTAGATGAATATTTCCAACCCTTAAAATCGATTAAATTAGAAGATCTGTGGAGAGCATTTAATATCGTTAAAAGATCTTTAATAAGGGTCAGTTCCGATGAAATAACCTATAATCTTCATATAATACTAAGATTTGAACTTGAAGAAGCATTAATAAATGAAAAATTGTTGGTTTCTGATCTTCCTTACATCTGGAATGAGAAAATGGAAGAATATTTCGGTATAAGGCCAGATAGCCTAAAAAGCGGAGTTTTACAAGATATCCACTGGGCAGCCGGATTGTTTGGCTATTTTCCATCCTATATGCTAGGAAACATATATGCAGGACAGATCTACTTTAAGCTTAAGAAAGATATTCAAAACTTAGAAGAAGCTGTATCAAAAGGTAACTTTAAAATAATTCTTGAATGGCTTAAAGAAAACATATTTTCTTATGGAAAACTTTATGAGCCCTTAGAACTTATAAGGAAAATCTCTGGAGAGGAGCTCTCGTCTAGATACTTAGTAGAATACCTAAAAGACAAATTTTTAGAGAGGTGAACTAGATATTGAAATTTGTCTTTCTCACTTTAATAATTTTTCTAATAATATTAAAGATGTTTGAGGGGACCGCTTCAGCTTTAGAGATTCCAGAAATTACACCTGAAGAAGCTTGGAACTACCTAGGAAAAGAAGGATATGTATTTCTCGATGTTAGAGAGCCTCATGAGTACAATGAGGAGCGTATTAAAGGGGCAATAAACCTACCTAAGGGAATGGTTGGCTCAAAAATAGGAGAACTCTTCCCTAAAAAAGAAGCCCAAGTATTCATAGTTTACTGTCGATCAGGAAGAAGATCTCTTGATGCTACTAAGACACTAATAGAAATGGGCTATAAAGCCTTTAACATGAAGGGTGGAATATTAGCCTGGAAAAAAGCAAATCTTCCAACGGAAAAATAAGCTCAAAAACCGTATATCAAACTAATCCTAATTTACAAAATTAGCTATATATTATTTGGCTAAATTATGCCTTTCCTCCTCCACCTATATCTTAGATATATACCTAAACCGCTTATAGATAAAGTTAAGATTAGTAATACAAGAGCCGATCCGAATGCCATTGGAATTTGCTTCTCTGGTTTAGTTCCTTCAGTCATTAGGCCATAAATAAGATACGGAAGAGCCATAACTTCATCAAATATAGAGCTAGGAAGCTTACGAGTATAAAAGGTCACTGCAGTAAACATTATAGGAGCAGTCTCGCCCGCCGCCCTACCCAAACTTAATATAGCACCAGTGAGAATACTTGGAAAGGCGATAGGCAAAAGAACAATCCTAATCATTTTCCACTTACCTGCTCCTAAAGCGTAAGCCGCCTCTCTCAAATCCATAGGTATCGCCTTAATAGCCTCTTCAGTAACCTTTATCATGATAGGTAAAACAAGAACGCCAAGAGTTAACACTCCTGAAAGAATTGAAACTCCAAAACCAAAAGCATTAACAAAAAGAGATAAACCAAACAAACCGAATACTACCGATGGTATGCCAGCTAAGGCATTTACACAACTTCTCACAAGAGAAGTAAACCAATTATCCTTAGCAAACTCACTTAGATATATACCTGAAAAAACTCCAAGAGGCAGGGCGACGATTATAGAACCTACTGAAAGATAAAGGCTACCTAAAAGAGCAGGATATATACCTCCTTCAGTCATACTTTTTCTTGGTTCTTCAAGAAGGAAAGACAGGGTTAGCTTTTCACCGCCCTTGATTACTAAAACTAAAAGTAACGAAAATAAGAAAAGAAGCACAAATAAAACCAACAATCTAAGAACCATTACGGCTATTTTTTCCTCAAAGATCAACCACTTCATAGATAAATCCTCCTCTTACCGAACTTATCAGCAATAAAATTTAAAAGGACCGTTATAATAAAAAGTATCATTCCTATAGCAAACAGAGCATGGTAATGAAGGCTACCAAAAGGAGCCTCGCCCATTTCAGCCGCTATCGTCGCAGTCATAGTTCTAACAGGATCGAATATAGACTTGGGTATTTTAGCGGCTCCACCAGCTACCATTAAAACAGTCATGGTTTCTCCTATAGCTCTTCCCATTCCCAAAAATATACTCGAAAGAATTCCAGACCACGCCGTCGGTATAACCACATGGGTAACCGTTCTCCATTTTGTCGCTCCAAGAGCATAAGAAGCTTCCAAAAGCTCATGAGGAACCATAGACATAGAATCCTCAGCAACGCTTGCTACTAAAGGTATTATCATTATTCCGAGAACTATAGAAGCGGTAAAAGCGTTAAGCCCTAAAGGCAAATCAAACAGGTTCTTAATAAATGGGCCTAACACCACCATGCCAAAGAAGCCGTATATAACAGATGGTATGCATGCCAAAACCTCAAGAATAGGCTTTAAGGTTTCTCTCACCTTAGGGCGAGCGAAAAAGGCCATATATATAGCTGCCCCAAGTCCTAAAGGTATCCCAACAATCAGCGCTCCCAATGTAATAACGATGGTCCCAACAATTATAGGAAGGATCCCAAAGGCGGGCGGGATATATGTTGGATACCATTGCTTACCAAGGAAAAATTTCAAAGGGGATACCTCTCTAAACAGAGGCATCCCCTCCTCAAAGAGCATTACAACTATTCCTAAGGTAGCGATAATCGTCAACAAAGCTGAAACGAAAACTATCCCCTTAGCTACCTTCTCCTCCATGGCCTACTTAACTGGAACAAAACCCTCATCCTTAACTATCTTCTGCCCTTGCGGAGACAAGATGAAATCTATGAAGTCCTTAACTGCACCTTTAGGTTCTCCATTAGTGTACAGGAAAAGCGGCCTCGAGAGCTTATAAGTACCATTTACTACCGTCTCCATCGTGGGCTTAACTCCCTCAATCTCCAAAGCCTTAACCTTATCGGTAACGTATCCTAATCCTATATAACCAATAGCACCCTCTGTCTGAGCAACAGCCTCTGCAACAGCTTTGTTAGAGGCTAAAAGAAGAGCGTCTCCCCTAAGCTTCTCATCCTTTAAGACAAGCTCATGGAAAGATCCGTAAGTTCCAGAAGCGGTATCTCTTGAAACGACCACGATCTTAACGTCCTTCCCACCAACTTCCTTCCAATTATTTATCTTTCCACTGTATATATCTCTAACTTGAGCAACTGTCAAAGCCTTCACAGGATTAGATGGATGAACAACTATAGCCAAACCATCCCTCGCAATCATATGCTCAACAGGATTAACGCCTCTGGCCTTAGCCTTCTCTATCTCCTCTTTCTTCATAGCTCTTGAAGACATCGCTATATCACAAGTCCCATCGATAAGAGCCGCTATTCCTACGCCAGAACCCCCTCCCTTGACAGAAACATTAACATCCTTTTTAACATCCATAAACTTTTCAGCACAAGCTTGAGCGATTGGAAATACAGTGGTTGAACCAACTACGTTAACGCTCTTAGACTGTGCCCATACCCCAAAAGCAAAAGCTAAAACTAAAGTAGCTACTACAACTATCCTCCTAAGCCTCATAAAACAAACCACCTCCTAAGAATTTTTCTATAAGGAATTTTAGTAGGATATATTAAAGCAAGTACAAAGGAATCTTAAAGAAATCTTTACAAAGACGCTTATCAAAAAAAAGGAACTTAAAGAATAAAATAAAAAGGGGAACCCCAATAGGAATATGGGGTTCCCCCTTCCCTTAAAAACTAGGTGCTTTTTCACCTATTGACGAGGTATACCTGACTCCTTATAGATGAGATCCATAAGGTTCTTCCCACAGAGCTCTTCCATCTTGGGCCATACAACCTTTCTCACATGCTTGGCTATCTTATCAAGCTGTTCAGCAGTTAACATAACGATCGTCCACCCATATTCCTTCTGGAGTTTCTGACGATACTCCTCATCAACCTGCTTTGCCCTATCCCACTGAATCTTAGATTCTTCGTTTGCGGCCTCCATTAACACCTTCTGATCCTCAGGAGACAGCTTATCCCAAATTCCCTTGTTTATAACAAACCACCAAGTCTCGCAGAAGTCGTTGTACTGTATCCAAACCTTCTGAACATCACGGAACTGCCAACCTTGGTAAGGCGGACCGCCCATCTGCCCATCAGCTACACCCATCTGAAGGGCAGTGTAAACCTCAGCATAAGGTATAGGGGTAGCGATGTAACCTAAAGCCTCATAAGTCCACTCACAGGGCTTTATAGGCATAACGCGAACCTTCATACCCTTCTTAACTGTAGGATCTTCAGGATTTGGAGGCATAGCCTTCAATGATACACCGCTCATACCAATCGGTACAACATCCAAAGCCTTTATGTTATGCTTTTCCCAGAGCTTCTGAACGACCTTGTAAGCCCAACCTCCGGGACTGTAGACTTTAACCGCATCTTCGAAGGTCGTGAATATGTATGGGAAGTAATAAGCCAAATTGAGTTCAGGGTCAAAGTTAGCATTGGCTTGTTGTAAAGCTACTTCGATAGTCCCACGCATTACCATTTCAAAGATCTGCGTCCAGTCCCCCAATACTCCACCAGAATAAACATCAATCTTGATCTTACCCTTGGTTCTCTCAAAAACCTTCTTAGCAAATTCCTTAGCACGGATGTCATAATCGCTATCTACAGGGTGAATCTGAGACATCCTCCACTGATACTGGGGTTGCTGTTGCTGAGCTAAGCCTGATCCAACCATTAGACCTAAACTTAAAACCGCTAAGAAAACCACAACCAACACACTTAAAAGTTTCTTACCCAATATACCTCACCTCCATAGAGTGCTTTACTTTCAAGCTAATTTTAACACATAAAACTGAAAACATGCAAGTAAACGAAGCTAATCTTAGTAAACCCACCTTTATATTTTTCGTTCTTGAAAAATAAAAAAATATCCTTTAGAGTTTTAGAAGGGGGTGATCTGATGATAGCTAAAAGAGGTGATTTTGTCCAAATCCAAGTTAAAATACTTGAACCTGGGGAAAGGGCTCCAAACCTACCAGAAGACACTAAAAGGGTTCCTTTCGAAATGAGGGTTAAGGGGTTTCTAATCGAAGAGGAAGCAAAATTAGGATCCAGCGTTAAAATAAGGACCTTTTCTGGCAGAGAGATAAGTGGAACCTTAGTAGCCATAAATCCAGTATACGAACATAACTTTGGCGAGCCGGTTCCTGAGCTCTTAAACATCGGTGAAGAGCTAAGAAAGATATTAGGAGGTGAATAGCTTGAAGGAAAGATACTCTTACCAAGCAGTTATGGAAAGAAGAGCTGAGATAATGAGAAAGGCAGTCGGTATAGATTACGATAGGTTCGTAATTAAAGGAATAGCTTTCGACTATGAGAGAATGATGAAAGAGGTAGGATATCCCATAGAAGAGATAAGAAAGATCCAAAGCGAAACATCTGTCGGGAATACTCCTCTTGTAGAGCTTAAAAACATAAATAAGCTGATTAAGAAACTAGCTCCAAAAGGTAAGGGAGCCAGGATATTCCTGAAGGATGAAGCAACGAACCCCTCTGGAAGCTTTAAGGATCGAAGAGCGTCAATAAGCATATATCGAGCATCACAACTGGGATATAAGGGCGTCATCGCCGCCACAAGCGGCAATTACGGAGCAGCGGTTGCATCTCAAGCAGCAAAGAGAAACCTAAGATGCATAATAGTTCAGGAGTGCTTCGATAATAATTGGATAGGACAGCCAGAAATATTGGAAAAGGGAAGGGCTTGTGAAGCATATGGTGCAGAAGTAGTTCAGCTTACTGTTGGACCGGAGCTATTTTATTACACGCTTGTCCTTCTAGAAGAGACCGGTTATTTTAATGCCTCACTTTATACCCCTTATGCTATAGCTGGAATAGAAACTCTAGGATATGAGATAGCTGAACAAACCCAAAAACTTACAGGAAGATTCCCTGATGCAGTCGTAGTTACACATGCTGGAGGAGGACTCATAACTGGAACCGCACGTGGACTTAAGAAAGCGGGAGCACAAGAGACTAAAGTAATAGGTGCAAGTGTAGATCTAAGAGGTCTACATATGGCCAGCACAAATGACTTTAACAAGAAATACTTTACTACAGGACATACGGGATTTGGTATACCTTTTGCAGCCTATCCTGACAGGGCAGATGTCCCTAAAAACGCAGCAAGACCCCTAAGATACATGGATAGATATGTTCTTGTAACTCAGGGAGATGTTTTCTATATAACTGAGATGCTTGCGCAGCTCGAAGGCCTACAGAGAGGACCCGCTGGAAACACATCCTTAGCTGCAGCCTTTTCTCTTGCAATGGAAATGGAAGAGGATAAAATAATAGTCGTCAATGAAACGGAATATACCGGAGCTGGAAAGCTACCTTCTGCTCAGCTAACCTTCGCTAAAAAAATGGGAATGATAGTTAAACGAGGAGATCCCTTGAAGGAAGATAAACCAGGACAGGTTATAGTTATACCAGAACATCCATCTCAGATAAGGCACATAGAATATCCCTTAGAAGAACTTAAAAAGAGCTATATTAAGGAACTAATACGTCGAGAAAATAAGAAAGACTTCGATGAAAAGGAGTTAAGCTTCTTAGAGGAAGATTTAAGAATCTCAAGAAAAGAATTGATCAAGCTTATAGATGAGGTAAAAATAGCCCTTCAGGGGTTACCTTAAAAAGCCATTTTAATTTAGACTAGAAAGATCCTATTTATTGTCTTTTACTATAAAAAATACCACTTCTGATAAAAAATCGAGGGTTGAATAAAACTAGAATGTAGGCTATGATAGAAATGAGATTAAATAGCATGAAGTAAAAAGAACCAAAAAGGAAACTTGCTATTTTTGAGGGGGGGGAGGATACCAAAATGAGATTAAGCACGATGGGGAATCTTAAGCCCTTTGGGCCACTTTATGAGAATGCTCAGAAACAGTTCTTAAAGGCAGCTGACCTCATAGACTTAGACCCAAACCTTGGAAACTTTCTCTTATGGCCGCAGAGAACCTTGGAAGTTCACTTTCCAGTAGTAATGGATGATGGAAGAGTAGAAATATTTAAGGGGTATAGGGTACAACATAACACAGCAAGAGGGCCTGCCAAGGGAGGCATAAGATATCATCCAGACACCCACCTTGATGAGGTTGCAGCCTTAGCATTTTGGATGACCTGGAAATGCGCAGTTATGAACCTTCCTTTTGGCGGGGGTAAGGGCGGAGTTAGAGTTGATCCATCGAAGCTATCAGAAAAGGAGCTCGAGAGACTAAGCAGAAGATACTTCTCAGAAATTCAAGTCATAATAGGGCCTCACAAGGATATACCGGCACCTGACATAAATACAAACCCAAAGATAATGGCCTGGTACATGGACACCTATAGCATGAATGTAGGTTATACAAGCCTTGGCGTGGTTACAGGAAAGCCTCTTGACCTTGGCGGATCCGAAGGCAGACCGGAAGCAACAGGTAGAGGGGTTTCAATACTAGCAAACGAAGCCTGTAAGATCTTAGGAAAGGATATTTCGAAGGCAAGAGTTGCAATTCAAGGATTTGGAAACGTTGGCTCTTACTCAGCGAAGATATTAAGTGAGGAATATGGAGCAAAGATAGTAGCAGTAAGCGATATAAGCGGTGGCATATACGATGAAAGGGGATTAAACATTAGCGACCTAATACACTATAGGGACATGAATAAAGGTATAATTAAAGGCTATCCTAAAGGAGAAGCGATATCAAACAAGGAACTTTTGGAGCTTGATGTAGACATCTTAGTTCCAGCAGCTCTTGAAAATGCGATTACAGAAAAAAACGCAAATGATGTTAAGGCAAAGATTATAATCGAGGGGGCAAACGGTCCTATTACTCCAGAAGCAGAAGAGATTCTTTTAAAGAAAGGCATTTTTATTGTACCTGACATTGTGGCAAACGCAGGAGGAGTCGTAGTATCTTACTTTGAGTGGGTCCAAGATCTCCAAACCTTCTTCTGGGATATTGATGAAATAAGAAAGAGGTTAATGAAAATGATGATTCATGCCTTCATAGAGGTCGGTAAAACCAAAGAAAAGTATAATACCGATATGAGAACAGCCGCATATATAGTTGCAATTAACAGGGTCGCAAGCGCTCTAAAACAAAGAGGCTACTATCCAATGTAATTAGAGAGACAAGGCCCGTGAGGTTTTAACCTCACGGGCCTTCATTTTTATCTAATACCGAGAACCAATTTAGGAAGCCACATGGAAAGCCAAGGGATATAGGTAGTAAGAGCTATAACGGGAAGATTTCCAAATATCATAAATATAAGAGCAGGCTTTATATATTGATCAAAGGAAACCCTACCCACTCGCCCTCCGAGATAAAGAATGGGAGCTGTAGGAGGGGTCACATTTCCAAGACCAAGATTTGTTCCTAAAATAGCGGCAAAATGCACCGGGTGAACCCCTATACGAACAGCCAGAGGTAAAAGAAGAGGAGCTACAAGCAGGGTCCCGCTTAAATCATCCATAAGCATACCTATTATTATCAAGAAAACATTTATCATAAATAGAATCACATATTTGTTATCAGAGATAGAAATAAGGAAATCAGCGATCTTCATAGGGACTTTCTCCATGGTATATATCCTGCCCAATATGGTTACGAAAAAGAGCATTAGAACAACAACACTGCTTGTAGTAGCGGCAGTATAGAGAGACTTAAAGAAGGTCTTAAAAGTAAGCTCTTTGTGAACAAAAAAACCAACTATTATCGCATAGGTAACCGCAACAGCAGCAGCTTCAGTAGGAGTTGTAACACCACCATATATTCCACCAAGAATTATCACGGGCATAAGAAGGCTCCAGATGCTCTGTCTTGTAGCTCGAGCCACTATTTTGAATTTCTCGAAACCAGGAGCAGGTGGCTCAACCTTAACGAACGGGAAGTTCTTCTTAACCATTATGTAGTTAATTATAGAATATAAGGTCGCAGTTAAGATGCCTGGAATAACTGTAGAAAGAAAGCAGGCGGTTATCGAAGTCTGCGTAACCCAACCATATAGAATCATAGGAACACTTGGGGGTATAAGCTGTCCTAAAATTGCAGCACAACTGACCATTGCAGTAGTATAATACCTTGGATATCCTCTTTCTTCCAGCTTTGGAATCATTATGGTTCCTATAGCAGCCACAGCAGAGGAAGCGGTTCCAGAAATGGCACCAAATATAGCACAAGCCCAAATTGTAGCAGCACCTAATCCGCCTCTCATCCTTCCAAGAAGCGCCTCAGCAAATATAACAAGCCTCTCAGCTATACCACTTGAGCCCATAAGCATTCCCGCCATAATAAAGAACGGTATTGACAACAGGGTTATAGAATTAAGAGCCTTAAATCCAACACTAGCCAAAAAAGAAATATCAGGGAAAGCTATCAAAGCCATGTACAGAGCCGCCGCCATAAAAGCAAATGGGACTGGAACCCCTATAGACAAGCCAACTATAAGTATAAGAATATCAATTACTATATGCATAAAATTACCTCCTCCCCAGTCTAACTTTTTTCAATTTCTGGTGACAGCTCTTCTTCCTTCTTAAACCTTATCTCCCTCTTGCCCAAAAGCTGCAAGGTATAGTCCACAATCTCTACAAATGTGTAAAAAACCATGAGAATCGCAGATATAAGCATAGCAACTTGAGCATATACGAGAGGAATCCTAAGAGAAGGAGTATATTCAGGGACTTTCAAAGCCCATTTTATATAATTCCAAGACCATTGGAGAAAGATGATAGTCATAATAAAAGTAAATATAGTTATCACAAATTTAATCTTCAAGAAATTCCTTGGGGTTTTTACGATAACATTTAAAACATCTGCCATAATATGGCTTCTTTCTCTAGAAGCATGTGCAGAACCTATAAAGTAAAGCCAACAACCAACCAAGGTGGCGAGCTCCTCAATCCCCATTAGAGGGCGAGCAAAAACATACCTTAGAATTACCTCCGCCATTACTAAAAAGGTAACTACTAACGAAACTATAACTAAAATCGTCTGTTCTGCCTTCTCAAGAAACTTCCAAATAAAAAGACCCATCCCTCCTACCTCCCATCATTTTGTGTCATCTTTAAAATAAAGATACACATAAGTCTAGTTGACATTATACCAAAACCTTCCTAAAGGTAACAAGGATCAGATCCTTTAAGCTGGAAATGTTAATGTAAATCTACTTCCTTTGCCAAACTCGCTTTCAACCTCTACTCTTCCACCATGAAGAGATACTACTTCCTTAACTATACTTAATCCTAGACCCGCCCCACCTAATCTCTTTGATCTAGATCTATCAACTACATAAAACTTTTCAAAAATATAGGGTATGTGCTCTTTAGGTATGCCTATACCGGTATCCTCAACAACTACTTTAATAGCTCCTTTAGAGCCTTCGACAATAACTTTTACACTTCCTCCCTCGACATTATACTTTATGGCATTTTCAATCAAATTTAAAAAGGCGCTTTCAAAGAGAATTCTGTCCCCCTCAATAAAAACTTTTTCTTCAGGCGATTCCAAAATCAAGGAAATCCCTTTTCTTTTTGCTTCTCCCTCTAAAAGAGATAACACATCCTTAATAAGCTCTATTAAATTCAAGGATTCCTTTCTCACTATTTCCCTTTCTACCTCCTGAAGAGTAAGAAGATCTGAAACTATCTTGGTAAGCCTTTCAACGTTCCTCTTCACAATAGATAATAATCTGTTTTCCCCTATTTCCTCCTCCAGAGTCTCAGCTGCTCCCTTTATTGCCGCAAGGGGAGTTTTTATTTCATGAGCGATACTTGATATAAGGTTTGACTCTCTCTCCCGCAAGCGTACCTCCTCTGTAATCTCCTTAAGACAAATTAAAAGGCCGCTCTTTAAGAGCGACCCATTGCTAAGAAAAACCCTATCCTTCAAACTAAGCCTAAAGTTTCTAACGCTTCCCTTCTCCTTAATTAAGCTAAAAAGCTCAAAGAAATTCCCATCCCTAAAAAGCTCCCAATACCATCTACCTTTGAATTCTTTACCACTATCCTTTTCAAGAAGAAAATAAAAAGATCTATTAGCTTCAACTATCCTACCAACCTCATCTATCAAAACCACTGGATCATCTAAAAGATCAAAAAGAGCTTTAAGTTTTTCCTCCTTTTTGAGGCCTTCTTTAAACGAAAGCTCCATATAACGAGCAAGCTCATTAATCTCGCTGAAAACCTTACTTATTTCATCATCGCTATCTACGAATATTCTAACCCTATAGTCTCCAAGCTTAAGATAACTAAGAAGATGCCTTAAATGTTTAAGCTTCTTTTCAATCCTATAAAATAAAAAATTAAAAACAAGCAAAGCTATACTTACCACTAAAAGTCTAAGCTTCAAGGAAGCTAAACTAACCACAAGAATAATGGACAAAAGAAACGTGAGAAAAAGGAAAAACTTATCTCTCCATCTCAAACTTGTATCCTACTCCTCTAACAGACCTAATGGAGCTCCCAAAACCTTTAAGCTTTTTCCTCAAACTGCTTACATGAACATCTATAGTTCTATCAACCACAAATTTCCCTCCCCAGAACTTCTCAAGAAGCTCATCCCTCGAAAAAACCCTCCCAGGATTCTGAAGAAATATAGAAAGAAGCCTGAACTCAACAGGAGTTAAGTCGAGTTTCTCCTCTTCTAAATAGGCTTCCATTTTCTCAAAGTCTAAAAGAATTGGACCCGCCTTAAGCAGGCCTCTCCTTTCTGATTTTGCACTTGCTCTTCTTAAAAGAGCTTTAACTCTTGCAACTAGCTCTCGAGGACTGAAGGGTTTTGTAAGATAATCATCAGCGCCAAGCTCAAGACCCACTACCTTATCAACTTCCGAATCCTTAACACTTAAGATAATTATAGGAATACTAGAAAACCTATAGTTACTTTTAAGATATCTACATATTTCGAAACCATCAACACCAGGAAGAAGAATATCCAAAATAATTATATCTGGATAGAACTTATCCAAAGCAGATAGAAAGCTCTCTCCATCACTAAAGGCCTTCACCTCAAAGCCCTCTTTCACCAAATTATAAGATATTAGTTCTGCTATATCTTCCTCATCATCTACTACAGCAACTACCCTTTTCGTCATCTTAATGCTCCTTCACCTTAAACCTTATAGGAGTTCCTACAAAATCAAAAGCCTCTCTTAACCTATTTTCAAGATAGGCAAGATAACTCTTCTTAACTAGCTCAGTAGAGTTAACCGAAAGTTCAAATAAAGGTGGAGCTTCCCCTTTCTGAGAGGCGAAATAAATTTTCAATCTTCTACCCCTTTTATCCGAGGGAGGAGGAGAAAAGTATAAAGCTTCCATAACAACCTTATTAAGTTGAGAGGTAGGTATTCTCGTTCTCCAGTTAGCATAGACCTTATCTATGACTGGGAAAATACTCTCAACATTATATCCTGTCTTAGCAGAGATAAATAAAACAGGAGCATAACTTACAAAATAAAATTCCTTCAATAAAAAATCCTTGAAAGCGTTAGCATCATACTTAGGTAAAAGATCTATTTTGTTAACAATGATAATTATACCTTTGCCTCTTTCCTCTATCATTCCCGCTATTCTCTTATCTTGCATAGTAGCCGGCTCAAGAGCATCAAGCATAAGAATAGCAATGTCGCTCTTTTCCAAAGACATAAGACACCTTAACGTACTATAATATTCTATACTATCCTTAACCTTCGATCTTCTGCGAAGCCCAGCCGTATCAACAAAAAGATAATCCTTTCCCTTATAATTAACTAAACTATCCACTGAATCCCTAGTAGTACCGGGTTTCTCATGTACTATTGCTCTTTCCTCCCCAACAATCCTATTAAGCAAGGAGGACTTT
This DNA window, taken from Synergistota bacterium, encodes the following:
- the der gene encoding ribosome biogenesis GTPase Der, producing MSLPIVAIVGRPNVGKSTLFNKIIGERKAIVGDIPGITRDRIYGIGEWLGKRFWLVDTGGFSLGEKDPIWEGIREQVLKAIEEAHLVLFVVDGKDGLLSADEEIADVIRKMNKKAILVVNKIDESKHEKFVSDFYSLGIGEIISISAESKRNLDELLDRVISLLPEEGEAELKEDLVKVAIVGKPNVGKSSLLNRIVGEERAIVHEKPGTTRDSVDSLVNYKGKDYLFVDTAGLRRRSKVKDSIEYYSTLRCLMSLEKSDIAILMLDALEPATMQDKRIAGMIEERGKGIIIIVNKIDLLPKYDANAFKDFLLKEFYFVSYAPVLFISAKTGYNVESIFPVIDKVYANWRTRIPTSQLNKVVMEALYFSPPPSDKRGRRLKIYFASQKGEAPPLFELSVNSTELVKKSYLAYLENRLREAFDFVGTPIRFKVKEH